The region TACCTCTTCGGGCTTTTCCACGTGGGTGAATACGAACTTCTCCCCTTTTCTGACGGGGGCGATGAGCTTTCCCCACTTTTTGAGCCCGCTTATGAAGCTGTGTAGGTTTGCCTTGGGCAGCACTTTTGCCCGCTCTATGTGGAACTCCACGGAACCTCCGGGGCAAGGGAGTTATGTTTGTTCCTTTATATATACATAAAGTTATCTCTCAAGTCAAACTTTTCTAAATATCTAATATTTATAAAGTCTGCTGAATATAAAAAACTCCGCATAAACGGTTTTCCTTATGGAGCGTTTTGTAGAATTCCCGCAGGAGGTACCATGATAAAGAGAGCCATCTACCCGGGAACCTTTGACCCCGTTACCCTCGGCCACCTTGATATTGTTAGGAGGGGATTGAAGCTCTTCCCAGAGCTCATAGTGGGAATTGCCGAGAACCCGAGGAAGCGCCCCCTTTTCTCCCTCGAAGAGAGGAGGGAGATGTTTATAGAGAGCCTTAAAGAGGTGGGGCTAAACGGGAAAGTTCAGGTTAAGACCTTTAACTCGCTGCTCGTTGAGTTCGCAAAGAGGGAAGGCGCAGTTGCGATTTTGAGGGGGATTCGGATAGTTTCTGATATGGACCACGAGTTTACGATGGCCTCTTTGAACAGGAAGCTCTACCCGGAGATAGAGACGGTCTTCCTGATGCCGTCCGACGACTACGCCTACCTCTCCTCTTCCGCCGTTAGGGAGATTGCCTACTACGGCGGAGACGTCTCGCAGTTCGTTACGGAGTTTGTCAGGAAAAAGCTCGAAGAGAAGTTTAAAAGGTAGGGGCGAAGGGCCCCTACCCGGCTCAGTTGAGGTCGAAGCAGATGGTCTTTATCTCGGTCATCTCCTCTACGGCGAACTTCGGTCCTTCCCTGCCTATGCCGCTCTCCTTAACGCCGCCGTAGGGCATCTGGTCTACCCTGAAGGTGGGAATCTCGTTTACCATTATCCCGCCGCACTCAACCTCTTCTGCAAACTTGAATGCCGCCTTTAGGTCGTTTGTGAAAATACCGGCCTGTAGGCCGTAAGGGGAGTCGTTTACGGCCTCTATTGCGGCCTCTAAGGAGTCTACAGGGTTAACAACTATTACCGGGCCGAATACTT is a window of Thermovibrio ammonificans HB-1 DNA encoding:
- the coaD gene encoding pantetheine-phosphate adenylyltransferase, producing the protein MIKRAIYPGTFDPVTLGHLDIVRRGLKLFPELIVGIAENPRKRPLFSLEERREMFIESLKEVGLNGKVQVKTFNSLLVEFAKREGAVAILRGIRIVSDMDHEFTMASLNRKLYPEIETVFLMPSDDYAYLSSSAVREIAYYGGDVSQFVTEFVRKKLEEKFKR